The Pirellulales bacterium genome contains the following window.
CTGGTTGCAGGCGTACGTGACCCGCGCGCGGGTCAGCATGCTGTCGTTGATCGCCATGTCGTTCCGCAAAGTCAACGCGCGGGTGATCGTCGAGTCGAAGATCATGGCCGTGCAGGCGGGATTGCCGGGCATTTCGACGCAGGCCTATGAGGCGCATTACCTGGCCCAGGGAAATGTCCGCCGTGTTGTCCAGGCCCTGATCGTGGCCCACCGCGCCAAGATCGACCTCGATTGGGAAACGGCGACGGCCATCGACCTCGCCGGGCGAAATGTGCTCGAAGCCGTGCAAACCAGCGTCGATCCGAAAGTCATCGACTGCCCCGACCCGCGCCGCGGCGGGCGCACGACTCTCGACGGTGTCGCCAAAAACGGCATTCAGCTCAAGGCGCGGGCCCGCGTCACTGTCCGCACGAACCTTTCGCAGTTGATCGGCGGAGCGACCGAAGAAACGATTATCGCCCGCGTCGGCGAAGGGATCGTCGCGGCGATCGGTTCCTGTGACAGCCACAAGTTGGTGCTGGCCAATCCCATGCTGATCGCCAAAGCCGTGCTTGATAAGAGTCTCGATTCGCAGACCGCTTTCGAAATCGTGTCGATCGATATTGCCGACATCGACGTGGGAGACAACATCGGCGCCCGGCTGCAGGCCGACCAGGCCGAGGCCGACGTGCGCGTCGCCCGCGCCCATGCCGAAGAACGCCGGGCCCGGGCCGTCGCTCAGGAGCAGGAAATGAAGGCGC
Protein-coding sequences here:
- the floA gene encoding flotillin-like protein FloA (flotillin-like protein involved in membrane lipid rafts) → WLQAYVTRARVSMLSLIAMSFRKVNARVIVESKIMAVQAGLPGISTQAYEAHYLAQGNVRRVVQALIVAHRAKIDLDWETATAIDLAGRNVLEAVQTSVDPKVIDCPDPRRGGRTTLDGVAKNGIQLKARARVTVRTNLSQLIGGATEETIIARVGEGIVAAIGSCDSHKLVLANPMLIAKAVLDKSLDSQTAFEIVSIDIADIDVGDNIGARLQADQAEADVRVARAHAEERRARAVAQEQEMKALTAENRAKVVLAEAQVPLAVAEAYKMGRLRAVAS